From a region of the Neobacillus niacini genome:
- a CDS encoding GntR family transcriptional regulator — protein MKGVSLKPIKKEITTQDKVYKQIKKAILFGGMSSDQIFTEVQLAETLNTSRTPVRAALQDLVKEGLLVLIPRKGVTVREITPEEQNEIFLLRSSIETQVVKKLTEVITSPDQLKVLRLIVEQQEEALHNDDAIRFIELDHEFHLSLTRLANFGIIEEVLQNLHNLTQLMGLKAVSKKGRMKNVIKEHSEIIQAIEMGNAELASAEVLNHLNNTKETLTYLENS, from the coding sequence ATGAAAGGAGTAAGTTTAAAACCAATTAAGAAAGAGATAACAACACAAGATAAGGTTTATAAGCAAATTAAAAAGGCGATTCTTTTTGGCGGTATGTCCTCAGACCAAATATTTACAGAGGTTCAATTGGCAGAAACGTTAAATACTTCAAGAACGCCAGTAAGAGCTGCTCTGCAAGATTTAGTAAAAGAAGGGTTACTCGTTTTAATTCCACGAAAAGGAGTAACAGTAAGAGAAATTACACCTGAAGAACAAAATGAAATTTTTTTACTTCGTAGTTCGATTGAAACACAAGTGGTGAAAAAACTAACAGAGGTAATTACCTCTCCTGATCAGCTAAAGGTCTTAAGACTAATTGTTGAGCAGCAGGAGGAAGCATTACACAATGATGATGCTATCAGGTTTATTGAACTGGACCATGAATTTCATCTTTCTCTAACAAGATTGGCAAACTTTGGCATCATAGAAGAAGTATTACAAAATCTCCATAATCTAACTCAGCTCATGGGACTTAAAGCGGTCAGCAAAAAAGGAAGAATGAAAAACGTAATTAAAGAACACAGCGAGATTATCCAGGCTATAGAAATGGGAAATGCAGAGCTTGCTTCAGCCGAAGTTTTAAATCATTTAAATAATACAAAAGAAACTTTAACTTATTTAGAGAACTCCTAA
- a CDS encoding MFS transporter produces the protein MKKVTIMTEFKLFLKIKGAWILLIGIFLYGIGTGILAPMNAVYMRDEIGLSQIEIVSIFSISLLLNMVTTILIGIISDMIKRKKPLPIFACILCMTGLLIYMNAITYVETLIGMIFAVAPSGLIMGQFFAMARNHFMTIAPDIYEMAQIWLRAMLSVGFFTGLLVGANLYIIGNFKSVLWGNFLGYLTLFVVLIFYKEYVEPASISSVKGEAFSLVMLFALLLLACADSLRGLYLPLVVFQLFKEPQLMSYLWSIQAVFELLFMTVAGYWANKFGSKPVIIIGSLCALTTYILYSVNPPIWVFFLVQPLYSFFVSVLYGVAMGYVQRMFNTRIGFGSSLYVFLSQTAALIGYFLPFLIPGYHPRIFIIPSVLVCAAFILMFGLFIINRVRAKKDPHSIGAIG, from the coding sequence ATGAAAAAAGTGACAATAATGACTGAATTTAAATTATTTTTGAAAATCAAAGGAGCGTGGATACTTCTTATTGGTATTTTTTTGTATGGCATTGGAACAGGTATATTGGCTCCAATGAACGCCGTCTATATGCGTGATGAAATCGGTTTATCCCAAATTGAAATCGTCTCGATTTTTTCGATTTCGTTATTGCTAAACATGGTTACGACCATTCTGATTGGTATAATCAGCGACATGATTAAGCGCAAGAAGCCCCTACCTATCTTTGCCTGTATCCTTTGTATGACCGGGTTACTCATTTATATGAATGCGATAACCTATGTGGAAACATTGATTGGTATGATTTTTGCTGTTGCACCATCTGGACTCATAATGGGCCAGTTTTTTGCAATGGCCCGAAATCATTTTATGACGATTGCCCCTGACATTTATGAAATGGCGCAAATCTGGCTTCGCGCCATGTTAAGTGTAGGTTTTTTTACTGGATTGCTAGTAGGAGCGAATTTATATATCATTGGCAATTTTAAAAGTGTCCTGTGGGGGAACTTTTTGGGATATTTAACATTGTTTGTCGTTCTTATATTTTACAAAGAGTATGTAGAACCAGCATCAATTTCATCTGTAAAAGGTGAAGCATTCTCCCTTGTGATGCTTTTTGCTCTTCTTTTGCTCGCATGTGCTGACTCATTACGAGGACTCTATTTGCCGCTAGTGGTCTTTCAATTGTTTAAAGAACCGCAGCTAATGTCTTACTTGTGGAGTATTCAGGCAGTTTTTGAATTACTCTTTATGACGGTTGCTGGATATTGGGCAAATAAATTCGGTAGTAAACCGGTGATAATTATCGGCAGCTTATGTGCTCTAACAACATATATATTGTACTCTGTGAATCCGCCGATTTGGGTGTTCTTTCTCGTTCAGCCCCTTTATTCCTTCTTCGTCTCTGTTTTGTACGGGGTAGCGATGGGGTATGTACAGCGCATGTTTAATACCCGTATTGGATTTGGTTCAAGCTTATATGTTTTCTTATCTCAGACAGCGGCTTTGATCGGTTATTTTCTACCATTTTTAATTCCTGGTTACCATCCTCGAATCTTCATTATTCCCAGCGTGTTGGTTTGTGCGGCATTTATATTAATGTTTGGACTTTTTATCATTAATCGAGTAAGGGCAAAGAAAGATCCTCATTCAATAGGAGCCATAGGATAA
- a CDS encoding Gfo/Idh/MocA family protein translates to MGKLKIGVIGAGSISDMHLQSYVKNERVELYAVCDMNEERAEEKAKQYGAATFYGDYPSLLADKEIDAVSICTWNNSHAEIAIAALNAGKHVLVEKPLCTTVEEAKKIQETVKQTGKVLQVGFVRRYASNTKLLKEFIDADELGEIYYAKASCLRRLGNPGGWFSDKERSGGGPLIDIGVHVIDICWYLMGKPKVKSITGNTYYKLGNRSNVKNLSFYKAADYDPEKNTVEDMANALIRFENGASLMVDVSFTLHAKKDEITVKLYGEKGGVEVEPELSIITEKHNTILNATPQVDSLTFDFVQGFQNEIDHFVLTCLGETETLSPVEDGLEMMKILCGIYESSEKGIEISFD, encoded by the coding sequence ATGGGTAAACTAAAAATAGGAGTAATCGGTGCTGGTTCAATCTCGGATATGCATTTGCAGTCTTATGTAAAAAATGAAAGAGTCGAGTTATATGCCGTTTGTGATATGAATGAAGAAAGAGCTGAAGAAAAAGCAAAACAATATGGTGCAGCAACCTTTTATGGAGATTATCCTTCATTACTAGCCGATAAAGAGATTGATGCCGTGAGTATATGTACATGGAACAACTCTCATGCGGAAATCGCCATTGCAGCATTAAACGCAGGGAAACACGTTCTAGTAGAAAAGCCATTATGTACCACTGTAGAAGAGGCAAAGAAAATTCAAGAAACGGTTAAACAAACCGGAAAAGTTCTTCAAGTTGGTTTTGTTAGAAGATATGCATCAAATACAAAGCTATTAAAAGAGTTTATTGATGCGGATGAACTTGGTGAGATTTATTATGCGAAGGCATCATGTTTAAGAAGATTAGGGAATCCAGGTGGATGGTTCTCAGATAAAGAAAGATCAGGAGGGGGTCCTTTAATTGATATTGGTGTACACGTGATAGATATATGCTGGTATTTAATGGGGAAACCAAAAGTTAAGAGCATCACTGGGAATACATATTATAAACTAGGGAACCGCTCTAATGTTAAAAATCTATCATTCTACAAAGCAGCAGACTATGATCCAGAAAAAAATACGGTTGAAGACATGGCAAATGCCTTGATCCGTTTTGAAAATGGCGCTTCTTTAATGGTAGACGTGAGTTTCACCCTTCATGCAAAAAAAGATGAAATTACCGTCAAACTATATGGAGAAAAGGGAGGGGTAGAAGTTGAACCAGAATTATCCATTATCACGGAAAAGCATAATACAATTTTGAACGCTACTCCTCAGGTAGATTCGTTAACCTTTGACTTCGTTCAAGGCTTCCAAAATGAAATTGATCACTTTGTATTAACCTGTCTAGGTGAAACAGAGACCTTAAGTCCAGTGGAAGATGGCTTAGAGATGATGAAGATTTTATGTGGAATTTATGAGTCCAGTGAAAAAGGGATTGAAATTTCGTTTGACTAA